A single region of the Brachypodium distachyon strain Bd21 chromosome 3, Brachypodium_distachyon_v3.0, whole genome shotgun sequence genome encodes:
- the LOC100831361 gene encoding polyadenylate-binding protein RBP47C', translated as MQMAAATPDAPAAAAAPHPHPHVHGPPQPHGHGHAHPHPHHHMPQPRWVVIPYPPPPPMVAAPPPPPPQYVKHFAPPASVTPPPPSGGGSGGNGGDDNRTIWVGDLQYWMDENYLHSCFGPSGEVVTIKVIRNRHSGVSEGYGFVEFYSHASAEKALQNFAGHVMPNTDRAFKLNWASYSVGEKRSELASDHSIFVGDLAVDVTDDMLMELFANKYRSVKGAKVIIDANTGRSRGYGFVRFGDDNDRTHAMTEMNGVYCSTRPIRIGPATPRRTSGDSGSSPPRQSDGDLTNRTVYVGGLDPNVSEDELRKTFAKYGDVASVKIPVGKQCGFVQFVNRADAEEALQALSGSTIGKQAVRLSWGRSPASKQPRGDSGHRRNGMYYGTPFYGGYGYASPVPHPNMYAAAYGAYPFYGNQQLVS; from the exons atGCAGATGGCGGCGGCAACCCCCGACGCACCGGCGGCAGCTGCTGCGCCGCACCCGCATCCCCATGTGCACGGGCCACCACAGCCGCACGGGCACGGCCACGCCCACCCGCACCCGCACCACCACATGCCGCAGCCGCGGTGGGTGGTCATCCCGtaccccccgccgccgcccatggtggccgcgcctccccctcctccgccgcagtACGTGAAGCATTTCGCCCCGCCGGCCTCGGTCactccgccaccgccatcgGGCGGTGGATCCGGCGGGAACGGGGGTGACGACAACCGGACGATTTGGGTCGGTGACCTCCAGTACTGGATGGACGAGAACTACCTCCACAGCTGCTTCGGCCCCAGCGGCGAG GTGGTCACAATTAAAGTTATTCGCAATAGACATTCAGGAGTTTCTGAGGGTTATGGTTTTGTAGAGTTCTATTCTCACGCATCAGCAGAGAAAGCACTTCAGAATTTTGCTGGTCATGTAATGCCTAATACTGACCGAGCTTTTAAGTTAAATTGGGCATCATATAGTGTTGGAGAAAAACGCTCTGAACTTGCTTCTGATCACTCAATTTTTGTTGGTGATCTAGCTGTTGATGTTACTGATGACATGTTGATGGAACTTTTTGCTAACAAATATCGATCTGTGAAAGGAGCTAAAGTTATTATTGATGCAAACACGGGCCGTTCTAGAGGCTATGGATTTGTTAGGTTTGGAGATGATAATGACAGAACACATGCCATGACTGAAATGAATGGTGTATATTGCTCCACTCGGCCAATTCGCATAGGACCTGCAACTCCTAGAAGAACTTCAG GTGATTCTGGCTCCTCTCCACCAAGGCAATCAGATGGTGACTTGACTAACAGGACA GTATATGTTGGTGGGCTTGACCCTAATGTCAGTGAAGATGAACTAAGGAAAACATTTGCAAAGTATGGTGATGTTGCCTCTGTCAAAATTCCTGTTGGGAAACAATGTGGCTTTGTTCAGTTTGTCAACAG AGCTGATGCGGAAGAAGCACTACAAGCGTTGAGTGGATCAACAATTGGGAAGCAGGCAGTTCGTCTTTCCTGGGGCCGCAGTCCAGCAAGCAAACAG CCTAGGGGTGATTCTGGCCACCGACGGAACGGCATGTACTATGGAACACCTTTCTATGGTGGATATGGTTACGCATCGCCGGTTCCTCACCCAAACATGTATGCCGCAGCATATGGAGCCTACCCTTTCTACGGTAACCAGCAGCTAGTGAGCTGA
- the LOC100831661 gene encoding coleoptile phototropism protein 1: MWESESDAGERGLVPVVGGSDRHDALKNDGFVRRDQSWFVNSDIPSDLLVRVGDVSFHLHKYPMISRSGKMGRVIYESAATDPAAADNTVAELDDLPGGAESFELAARFCYGMAVDLTASNISGLRCAAEYLEMTEDLEEGNLIFKTEAFLSYVVLSSWRDSIVVLKSCEGLSPWAENLQIVRRCSESIAWKACANPRGVRWAYTGAAASSSGRPPRSGGGGGTASPRWNIGGGSGDSKESSPSRQPVPPPDWWFEDVSVLRIDHFVRVVTAIKVKGMRFDLIGASITHYASKWLPGLTKDGPHGSIGIGIDEPWAQVSAGGSGLHMIIAAAGSGKDDVTSSSAAPAREQRMVVESLISIMPPQRDSVSCGFLLRLLRLAVMLKAAPALVTELEKRVGMQLEQAALPDLLIPSVGRADTAYDVDLVQRLVEHFLVQEVQTEVMSSGASPGRAGDAHAHAHAPEYYGAGPGASRMAPAVSASAAAAASGLNAKARVARLLDSYLSEVSRDRNLSLTKFQVLAESLPESARACDDGLYRAVDSYLKAHPTLTEHERKRLCRVMDCQKLSFDACMHAAQNERLPLRVVVQVLFSEQVKISNALAAAGSSSGAGMLKAAAPEPTTRRQLLDATPQSFQEGWAAAKKDINTLKFELESMKAKYLELQHDMDALQKQVEPSPGAKMGGGGGSKTQQQGPSAWSNGWKKLGRLAKMTGNEAAPGQGGAAPGEAARKAQRRWRNSIS, encoded by the exons ATGTGGGAGTCGGAGAGCGACGCCGGCGAGCGGGGGCTCGTCCCCGTGGTCGGCGGCTCCGACCGGCACGACGCGCTCAAGAACGACGGCTTCGTTCGCAGGGACCAATCTTG GTTTGTGAACAGTGATATTCCGAGCGATTTGCTCGTCAGAGTGGGCGATGTGAGCTTCCATCTTCACAAG TACCCGATGATCTCCCGGAGCGGCAAGATGGGCCGCGTGATCTACGAGTCCGCGGCGACGGACCCTGCAGCGGCAGACAACACCGTGGCGGAGCTGGACGACCTCCCGGGCGGGGCGGAGTCCTTCGAGCTCGCGGCGCGGTTCTGCTACGGGATGGCGGTGGACCTGACGGCGTCCAACATCTCGGGGCTGCGGTGCGCGGCGGAGTACCTGGAGATGACGGAGGACCTGGAGGAAGGGAACCTCATCTTCAAGACGGAGGCGTTCCTGAGCTACGTGGTGCTGTCGTCGTGGCGGGACTCCATCGTGGTGCTCAAGAGCTGCGAGGGCCTCTCGCCCTGGGCCGAGAACCTGCAGATCGTGCGCCGCTGCAGCGAGTCCATCGCCTGGAAGGCCTGCGCCAACCCGAGGGGGGTGCGCTGGGCTTACACAGGAGCCGCCGCGTCCAGTAGCGGGAGGCCgcccaggagcggcggcggcggcggcacggcgagcCCCCGGTGGAacatcggcggcggcagcggcgactcCAAGGAGTCCAGCCCCAGCCGGcagcccgtgccgccgccggactGGTGGTTCGAGGACGTGTCCGTGCTCAGGATCGACCACTTTGTGCGCGTCGTCACGGCCATCAAGGTCAAAG GCATGCGGTTCGACCTCATCGGCGCGTCGATCACCCACTACGCGTCCAAATGGCTCCCGGGCCTGACCAAGGACGGCCCCCACGGcagcatcggcatcggcatcgacGAGCCATGGGCGCAGGTctcggccggcggcagcggcctcCACATGAtcatcgcggcggcgggcagtgGCAAGGACGACGTGACCAGCTCCagcgccgcgccggcgcgcgAGCAGAGGATGGTGGTGGAGAGCCTGATCAGCATCATGCCCCCGCAGCGGGACAGCGTCTCCtgcggcttcctcctccgcctgctccGCCTGGCCGTCATGCTCAAggccgcgccggcgctcgTCACGGAGCTGGAGAAGCGCGTCGGGATGCAGCTCGAGCAGGCGGCGCTCCCCGACCTGCTCATCCCCTCCGTGGGCCGCGCCGACACCGCCTACGACGTCGACCTCGTGCAGCGCCTCGTCGAGCACTTTCTGGTGCAGGAGGTGCAGACGGAGGTCATGTCTTCGGGTGCCAGCCCCGGCCGCGCCGGGGACGCGCACGCGCACGCGCACGCCCCGGAGTACTACGGTGCCGGCCCCGGCGCGAGCAGGATGGCGCCGGCAGTGTCGGCgtcggcagcggcagcggcatcgGGGCTGAACGCCAAGGCGCGCGTGGCGCGGCTGCTAGACAGCTACCTCTCCGAGGTGTCCCGCGACCGCAACCTGTCCCTGACCAAGTTCCAGGTCCTGGCCGAGTCGCTGCCGGAGTCGGCACGCGCCTGCGACGACGGGCTCTACCGCGCCGTGGACTCGTACCTCAAGGCGCACCCGACGCTGACGGAGCACGAGCGGAAGCGGCTGTGCCGGGTCATGGACTGCCAGAAGCTGTCGTTCGACGCGTGCATGCACGCGGCGCAGAACGAGCGCCTGCCGCTGCGTGTTGTGGTGCAGGTGCTCTTCTCGGAGCAGGTCAAGATCAGCAACGCGCTCGCGGCCGCCGGATCCTCTTCGGGGGCGGGGATGctgaaggcggcggcgccggagccgacgacgcggcggcagctgctgGACGCGACGCCGCAGTCGTTCCAGGAAGGCTGGGCGGCGGCCAAGAAGGACATCAACACGCTCAAGTTCGAGCTGGAGAGCATGAAGGCCAAGTACCTGGAGCTGCAGCACGACATGGACGCGCTCCAGAAGCAGGTTGAGCCGTCTCCCGGGGCcaagatgggcggcggcggcggcagcaagaCGCAGCAGCAGGGGCCCTCGGCGTGGAGCAACGGGTGGAAGAAGCTGGGGAGGCTGGCCAAGATGACGGGCAacgaggcggcgccggggcaAGGAGGCGCGGCGCCCGGCGAGGCGGCTAGGAAGGCgcagaggaggtggaggaacTCCATCTCATGA